The following proteins are encoded in a genomic region of Phragmites australis chromosome 9, lpPhrAust1.1, whole genome shotgun sequence:
- the LOC133928918 gene encoding protein trichome berefringence-like 7 isoform X2 gives MVSAGSSRSCPARVTPRGSAGPGSPRVSAAAVALAALQRRWRWAPSGASLERAAHAFLLASAALVLSGALYLYVFRYVGRGRAVAGFVGDGGLGVEPCDVFDGAWVPDASHPLYNSSECPFAERGFDCLANGRQDTGYLKWRWKPRRCDVPRFTARAALERLRGKRVVFVGDSMSRTQWESFICMLMAGVDDPKTVYEVNGNEITKIIRHLAVRFASHSITVEFFRSVFLVQQRPAPQHAPKRVKSTLRLDKMDDFSRKWAKSDVLIFNTGHWWTPTKLFDTGCYFQAGRALKLGTSIEAAFRMALETWASWVEKRLDLNRTHVFFRTYEPSHWSDPSQRTCEVTEQPSSEVKGNDKSEFGAILADVVVKMSTPVTLLNATLMGAFRSDAHVGNWSYPPTILDCSHWCLPGVPDAWNELVFSYLLTNVI, from the exons ATGGTGAGCGCAGGCTCTAGCAGGAGTTGCCCGGCGCGCGTCACGCCGAGGGGCAGTGCGGGGCCCGGGAGCCCGCGCGTCTCTGCTGCCGCGGTTGCTTTGGCGGCGCTGCAGCGCAGGTGGCGGTGGGCGCCGTCGGGCGCGTCGCTGGAGCGCGCGGCCCACGCGTTCCTGCTGGCCTCCGCGGCGCTGGTCCTCAGCGGCGCGCTGTACCTCTACGTGTTCCGGTACGTCGGCCGGGGCCGCGCGGTGGCCGGCTTCGTCGGGGACGGTGGGCTCGGCGTCGAGCCGTGCGACGTGTTCGACGGCGCCTGGGTGCCCGACGCGAGCCACCCGCTCTACAACAGCTCCGAGTGCCCGTTCGCGGAGCGGGGGTTCGACTGCCTGGCCAACGGGCGGCAGGACACGGGGTACCTCAAGTGGCGGTGGAAGCCGCGGCGGTGCGACGTGCCGCGGTTCACCGCCCGCGCCGCGCTGGAGCGGCTGCGGGGGAAGCGGGTCGTCTTCGTGGGGGACTCCATGAGCCGCACGCAATGGGAGTCCTTCATCTGCATGCTCATGGCCGGGGTGGACGATCCCAAGACCGTCTACGAGGTGAACGGGAACGAGATCACCAAGATCATACGGCACCTGGCGGTCAGGTTCGCGTCGCACAGCATCACTGTGGAGTTCTTCCGGTCGGTGTTCCTTGTGCAGCAGCGCCCTGCGCCACAGCACGCCCCGAAGAGGGTCAAGTCGACCTTGAGGCTTGACAAAATGGATGATTTCAGTCGGAAATGGGCGAAATCCGATGTGCTAATTTTCAACACCGGGCATTGGTGGACTCCGACAAAACTGTTTGATAC GGGTTGCTATTTTCAGGCCGGACGCGCTCTTAAACTTGGTACATCAATTGAAGCTGCTTTCAGGATGGCATTGGAGACCTGGGCTTCATGGGTGGAGAAAAGACTTGATTTAAACCGAACACATGTCTTCTTCCGTACATATGAGCCATCCCACTGGAG TGACCCAAGCCAAAGGACCTGTGAAGTAACAGAACAGCCTTCGTCTGAGGTCAAAGGAAACGATAAGAGTGAATTTGGGGCTATACTTGCTGATGTTGTGGTGAAAATGAGCACTCCTGTTACTTTACTAAATGCAACTTTAATGGGAGCGTTCAGAAGTGATGCTCATGTCGGCAATTGGAGTTATCCTCCCACCATACTTGATTGCAGCCACTGGTGTCTCCCTGGAGTCCCCGATGCTTGGAATGAactagtcttttcgtacctttTGACAAATG TGATATGA
- the LOC133928921 gene encoding putative UDP-glucuronate:xylan alpha-glucuronosyltransferase 3 isoform X3, whose product MWDKTSSDPRYVSSVNVQWEDVYRAVGNLNSGNRNLKVGILNFNSTEYGSWTQLLPDSHVSIIRLEHAKDSITWQTLYPEWIDEEEETEIPSCPSFPEPNARGGVHFDVIAVKLPCTQVGGWSRDVARLHLQLSAAKLAVSFSKRNHKVHVLLITDCFPIPNLFPCKNLVRHEGNAWLYSPDVKALREKLRLPVGSCELAVPLKAKSRLFSVDRRREAYATILHSASEYVCGAISAAQSIRQAGSTRDLVILVDETISDHHRKGLEAAGWKVRIIQRIRNPKAERDAYNEWNYSKFRLWQLTDYDKIIFIDADLLILRNVDFLFAMPEITATGNNATLFNSGVMVIEPSNCTFQLLMEHINEITSYNGGDQGYLNEIFTWWHRVPKHMNFLKHFWEGDDEAMKAKKTQLFGADPPILYVLHYLGLKPWLCFRDYDCNWNNRVMRGFASDVAHARWWKVHDKMPRKLQSYCLLRSRQKAGLEWDRRQAEKANFEDGHWRRNITDTRLKTCFEKFCFWESMLKHWGENNRMKSSPATKTTATAAASLASS is encoded by the exons ATGTGGGACAAAACAAGTTCTGATCCACGATATGTATCATCTGTCAATGTTCAGTGGGAGGATGTGTATAGAGCAGTGGGAAATCTAAACAGTGGCAATCGAAATCTTAAAGTTGGAATCCTGAATTTTAACAGCACCGAGTATGGCTCTTGGACACAGTTACTCCCGGACAGCCATGTTTCCATTATAAGACTTGAGCATGCCAAGGACAGCATTACTTGGCAGACACTGTATCCTGAATGgatcgatgaggaggaagaaacCGAGATACCCTCTTGCCCATCATTTCCAGAACCTAATGCTCGAGGAGGGGTGCACTTTGATGTTATTGCTGTGAAGCTTCCTTGTACCCAGGTCGGAGGTTGGTCAAGAGATGTTGCACGGCTCCATTTGCAGCTATCAGCAGCAAAATTGGCTGTATCCTTTTCGAAGCGCAACCACAAGGTCCATGTGCTCCTTATAACCGACTGCTTCCCGATTCCGAATCTCTTCCCTTGCAAGAACCTTGTCAGACATGAAGGAAATGCTTGGTTATATAGTCCCGACGTGAAAGCATTAAGGGAAAAGCTCAGGCTTCCAGTTGGATCCTGCGAGCTTGCTGTTCCACTCAAAGCAAAAT CAAGACTTTTCTCAGTAGATCGACGAAGAGAAGCATATGCTACAATACTGCATTCAGCAAGTGAATATGTCTGTGGTGCTATCTCAGCAGCTCAAAGCATTCGGCAAGCAGGATCAACCAGGGACCTGGTTATCCTTGTTGACGAGACCATAAGCGATCACCACCGGAAAGGCTTGGAAGCTGCAGGGTGGAAGGTCAGAATAATCCAAAGAATCAGGAATCCAAAAGCTGAGCGTGATGCTTACAACGAGTGGAACTACAGCAAGTTCAGGTTGTGGCAGCTGACCGACTACGACAAGATCATCTTCATAGATGCTGACCTCCTCATCCTGAGGAATGTCGACTTTCTGTTTGCGATGCCAGAGATCACTGCAACTGGCAACAATGCAACGCTCTTCAACTCCGGTGTCATGGTCATAGAGCCTTCCAACTGTACATTCCAGCTGCTGATGGAGCACATCAACGAGATAACATCGTACAACGGTGGTGACCAAGGGTACCTGAACGAGATATTCACATGGTGGCACCGCGTTCCGAAGCACATGAACTTCCTGAAGCACTTCTGGGAGGGCGACGACGAGGCGATGAAGGCAAAGAAGACTCAGCTGTTCGGCGCAGACCCACCGATCCTCTATGTTCTCCACTACTTAGGCCTGAAGCCATGGCTGTGCTTCAGGGATTATGACTGCAACTGGAACAACCGTGTGATGCGCGGATTCGCCAGCGATGTCGCGCACGCCCGGTGGTGGAAGGTGCACGACAAGATGCCTCGGAAGCTCCAGTCCTACTGCCTCCTGAGGTCACGGCAGAAGGCCGGGCTGGAGTGGGACCGGAGGCaggccgagaaggcgaactttGAAGACGGCCATTGGCGGCGGAACATCACTGACACCAGGCTGAAGACATGCTTTGAGAAGTTCTGCTTCTGGGAGAGCATGCTCAAGCATTGGGGCGAGAACAACCGGATGAAGAGCAGCCCAGCAACGAAGACAACAGCGACGGCGGCTGCGAGCTTGGCAAGTTCATGA
- the LOC133928921 gene encoding putative UDP-glucuronate:xylan alpha-glucuronosyltransferase 3 isoform X1 codes for MISKHCLYMKILSCLSSELIMRKSEDTTKRRTSKSKSFKDVENFEVLVLEKNCGCKFKSLRIFIIAIISATVITLLTPTLYEHQLQSASRYVDVGWMWDKTSSDPRYVSSVNVQWEDVYRAVGNLNSGNRNLKVGILNFNSTEYGSWTQLLPDSHVSIIRLEHAKDSITWQTLYPEWIDEEEETEIPSCPSFPEPNARGGVHFDVIAVKLPCTQVGGWSRDVARLHLQLSAAKLAVSFSKRNHKVHVLLITDCFPIPNLFPCKNLVRHEGNAWLYSPDVKALREKLRLPVGSCELAVPLKAKSRLFSVDRRREAYATILHSASEYVCGAISAAQSIRQAGSTRDLVILVDETISDHHRKGLEAAGWKVRIIQRIRNPKAERDAYNEWNYSKFRLWQLTDYDKIIFIDADLLILRNVDFLFAMPEITATGNNATLFNSGVMVIEPSNCTFQLLMEHINEITSYNGGDQGYLNEIFTWWHRVPKHMNFLKHFWEGDDEAMKAKKTQLFGADPPILYVLHYLGLKPWLCFRDYDCNWNNRVMRGFASDVAHARWWKVHDKMPRKLQSYCLLRSRQKAGLEWDRRQAEKANFEDGHWRRNITDTRLKTCFEKFCFWESMLKHWGENNRMKSSPATKTTATAAASLASS; via the exons ATGATATCAAAGCACTGCCTgtacatgaaaatattatcttGTCTATCTTCTGAGCTAATCATGAGGAAAAG TGAGGACACAACTAAGAGAAGGACCTCCAAAAGCAAAAGTTTCAAAGATgttgaaaattttgaagttcTTGTCCTTGAAAAGAATTGTGGTTGCAAGTTCAAATCTTTGCGGATCTTTATCATAGCTATCATTTCTGCAACAGTCATCACCCTCTTAACTCCAACCTTGTACGAGCATCAATTACAGTCGGCCTCCCG GTATGTGGATGTTGGCTGGATGTGGGACAAAACAAGTTCTGATCCACGATATGTATCATCTGTCAATGTTCAGTGGGAGGATGTGTATAGAGCAGTGGGAAATCTAAACAGTGGCAATCGAAATCTTAAAGTTGGAATCCTGAATTTTAACAGCACCGAGTATGGCTCTTGGACACAGTTACTCCCGGACAGCCATGTTTCCATTATAAGACTTGAGCATGCCAAGGACAGCATTACTTGGCAGACACTGTATCCTGAATGgatcgatgaggaggaagaaacCGAGATACCCTCTTGCCCATCATTTCCAGAACCTAATGCTCGAGGAGGGGTGCACTTTGATGTTATTGCTGTGAAGCTTCCTTGTACCCAGGTCGGAGGTTGGTCAAGAGATGTTGCACGGCTCCATTTGCAGCTATCAGCAGCAAAATTGGCTGTATCCTTTTCGAAGCGCAACCACAAGGTCCATGTGCTCCTTATAACCGACTGCTTCCCGATTCCGAATCTCTTCCCTTGCAAGAACCTTGTCAGACATGAAGGAAATGCTTGGTTATATAGTCCCGACGTGAAAGCATTAAGGGAAAAGCTCAGGCTTCCAGTTGGATCCTGCGAGCTTGCTGTTCCACTCAAAGCAAAAT CAAGACTTTTCTCAGTAGATCGACGAAGAGAAGCATATGCTACAATACTGCATTCAGCAAGTGAATATGTCTGTGGTGCTATCTCAGCAGCTCAAAGCATTCGGCAAGCAGGATCAACCAGGGACCTGGTTATCCTTGTTGACGAGACCATAAGCGATCACCACCGGAAAGGCTTGGAAGCTGCAGGGTGGAAGGTCAGAATAATCCAAAGAATCAGGAATCCAAAAGCTGAGCGTGATGCTTACAACGAGTGGAACTACAGCAAGTTCAGGTTGTGGCAGCTGACCGACTACGACAAGATCATCTTCATAGATGCTGACCTCCTCATCCTGAGGAATGTCGACTTTCTGTTTGCGATGCCAGAGATCACTGCAACTGGCAACAATGCAACGCTCTTCAACTCCGGTGTCATGGTCATAGAGCCTTCCAACTGTACATTCCAGCTGCTGATGGAGCACATCAACGAGATAACATCGTACAACGGTGGTGACCAAGGGTACCTGAACGAGATATTCACATGGTGGCACCGCGTTCCGAAGCACATGAACTTCCTGAAGCACTTCTGGGAGGGCGACGACGAGGCGATGAAGGCAAAGAAGACTCAGCTGTTCGGCGCAGACCCACCGATCCTCTATGTTCTCCACTACTTAGGCCTGAAGCCATGGCTGTGCTTCAGGGATTATGACTGCAACTGGAACAACCGTGTGATGCGCGGATTCGCCAGCGATGTCGCGCACGCCCGGTGGTGGAAGGTGCACGACAAGATGCCTCGGAAGCTCCAGTCCTACTGCCTCCTGAGGTCACGGCAGAAGGCCGGGCTGGAGTGGGACCGGAGGCaggccgagaaggcgaactttGAAGACGGCCATTGGCGGCGGAACATCACTGACACCAGGCTGAAGACATGCTTTGAGAAGTTCTGCTTCTGGGAGAGCATGCTCAAGCATTGGGGCGAGAACAACCGGATGAAGAGCAGCCCAGCAACGAAGACAACAGCGACGGCGGCTGCGAGCTTGGCAAGTTCATGA
- the LOC133928918 gene encoding protein trichome berefringence-like 7 isoform X1 yields MVSAGSSRSCPARVTPRGSAGPGSPRVSAAAVALAALQRRWRWAPSGASLERAAHAFLLASAALVLSGALYLYVFRYVGRGRAVAGFVGDGGLGVEPCDVFDGAWVPDASHPLYNSSECPFAERGFDCLANGRQDTGYLKWRWKPRRCDVPRFTARAALERLRGKRVVFVGDSMSRTQWESFICMLMAGVDDPKTVYEVNGNEITKIIRHLAVRFASHSITVEFFRSVFLVQQRPAPQHAPKRVKSTLRLDKMDDFSRKWAKSDVLIFNTGHWWTPTKLFDTGCYFQAGRALKLGTSIEAAFRMALETWASWVEKRLDLNRTHVFFRTYEPSHWSDPSQRTCEVTEQPSSEVKGNDKSEFGAILADVVVKMSTPVTLLNATLMGAFRSDAHVGNWSYPPTILDCSHWCLPGVPDAWNELVFSYLLTNGWRNMAG; encoded by the exons ATGGTGAGCGCAGGCTCTAGCAGGAGTTGCCCGGCGCGCGTCACGCCGAGGGGCAGTGCGGGGCCCGGGAGCCCGCGCGTCTCTGCTGCCGCGGTTGCTTTGGCGGCGCTGCAGCGCAGGTGGCGGTGGGCGCCGTCGGGCGCGTCGCTGGAGCGCGCGGCCCACGCGTTCCTGCTGGCCTCCGCGGCGCTGGTCCTCAGCGGCGCGCTGTACCTCTACGTGTTCCGGTACGTCGGCCGGGGCCGCGCGGTGGCCGGCTTCGTCGGGGACGGTGGGCTCGGCGTCGAGCCGTGCGACGTGTTCGACGGCGCCTGGGTGCCCGACGCGAGCCACCCGCTCTACAACAGCTCCGAGTGCCCGTTCGCGGAGCGGGGGTTCGACTGCCTGGCCAACGGGCGGCAGGACACGGGGTACCTCAAGTGGCGGTGGAAGCCGCGGCGGTGCGACGTGCCGCGGTTCACCGCCCGCGCCGCGCTGGAGCGGCTGCGGGGGAAGCGGGTCGTCTTCGTGGGGGACTCCATGAGCCGCACGCAATGGGAGTCCTTCATCTGCATGCTCATGGCCGGGGTGGACGATCCCAAGACCGTCTACGAGGTGAACGGGAACGAGATCACCAAGATCATACGGCACCTGGCGGTCAGGTTCGCGTCGCACAGCATCACTGTGGAGTTCTTCCGGTCGGTGTTCCTTGTGCAGCAGCGCCCTGCGCCACAGCACGCCCCGAAGAGGGTCAAGTCGACCTTGAGGCTTGACAAAATGGATGATTTCAGTCGGAAATGGGCGAAATCCGATGTGCTAATTTTCAACACCGGGCATTGGTGGACTCCGACAAAACTGTTTGATAC GGGTTGCTATTTTCAGGCCGGACGCGCTCTTAAACTTGGTACATCAATTGAAGCTGCTTTCAGGATGGCATTGGAGACCTGGGCTTCATGGGTGGAGAAAAGACTTGATTTAAACCGAACACATGTCTTCTTCCGTACATATGAGCCATCCCACTGGAG TGACCCAAGCCAAAGGACCTGTGAAGTAACAGAACAGCCTTCGTCTGAGGTCAAAGGAAACGATAAGAGTGAATTTGGGGCTATACTTGCTGATGTTGTGGTGAAAATGAGCACTCCTGTTACTTTACTAAATGCAACTTTAATGGGAGCGTTCAGAAGTGATGCTCATGTCGGCAATTGGAGTTATCCTCCCACCATACTTGATTGCAGCCACTGGTGTCTCCCTGGAGTCCCCGATGCTTGGAATGAactagtcttttcgtacctttTGACAAATG GCTGGCGAAACATGGCAGGGTGA
- the LOC133928921 gene encoding putative UDP-glucuronate:xylan alpha-glucuronosyltransferase 3 isoform X2, which yields MGPLEPRYRPAGVPEDTTKRRTSKSKSFKDVENFEVLVLEKNCGCKFKSLRIFIIAIISATVITLLTPTLYEHQLQSASRYVDVGWMWDKTSSDPRYVSSVNVQWEDVYRAVGNLNSGNRNLKVGILNFNSTEYGSWTQLLPDSHVSIIRLEHAKDSITWQTLYPEWIDEEEETEIPSCPSFPEPNARGGVHFDVIAVKLPCTQVGGWSRDVARLHLQLSAAKLAVSFSKRNHKVHVLLITDCFPIPNLFPCKNLVRHEGNAWLYSPDVKALREKLRLPVGSCELAVPLKAKSRLFSVDRRREAYATILHSASEYVCGAISAAQSIRQAGSTRDLVILVDETISDHHRKGLEAAGWKVRIIQRIRNPKAERDAYNEWNYSKFRLWQLTDYDKIIFIDADLLILRNVDFLFAMPEITATGNNATLFNSGVMVIEPSNCTFQLLMEHINEITSYNGGDQGYLNEIFTWWHRVPKHMNFLKHFWEGDDEAMKAKKTQLFGADPPILYVLHYLGLKPWLCFRDYDCNWNNRVMRGFASDVAHARWWKVHDKMPRKLQSYCLLRSRQKAGLEWDRRQAEKANFEDGHWRRNITDTRLKTCFEKFCFWESMLKHWGENNRMKSSPATKTTATAAASLASS from the exons ATGGGCCCATTGGAGCCCCGCTACCGTCCTGCCGGAGTCCC TGAGGACACAACTAAGAGAAGGACCTCCAAAAGCAAAAGTTTCAAAGATgttgaaaattttgaagttcTTGTCCTTGAAAAGAATTGTGGTTGCAAGTTCAAATCTTTGCGGATCTTTATCATAGCTATCATTTCTGCAACAGTCATCACCCTCTTAACTCCAACCTTGTACGAGCATCAATTACAGTCGGCCTCCCG GTATGTGGATGTTGGCTGGATGTGGGACAAAACAAGTTCTGATCCACGATATGTATCATCTGTCAATGTTCAGTGGGAGGATGTGTATAGAGCAGTGGGAAATCTAAACAGTGGCAATCGAAATCTTAAAGTTGGAATCCTGAATTTTAACAGCACCGAGTATGGCTCTTGGACACAGTTACTCCCGGACAGCCATGTTTCCATTATAAGACTTGAGCATGCCAAGGACAGCATTACTTGGCAGACACTGTATCCTGAATGgatcgatgaggaggaagaaacCGAGATACCCTCTTGCCCATCATTTCCAGAACCTAATGCTCGAGGAGGGGTGCACTTTGATGTTATTGCTGTGAAGCTTCCTTGTACCCAGGTCGGAGGTTGGTCAAGAGATGTTGCACGGCTCCATTTGCAGCTATCAGCAGCAAAATTGGCTGTATCCTTTTCGAAGCGCAACCACAAGGTCCATGTGCTCCTTATAACCGACTGCTTCCCGATTCCGAATCTCTTCCCTTGCAAGAACCTTGTCAGACATGAAGGAAATGCTTGGTTATATAGTCCCGACGTGAAAGCATTAAGGGAAAAGCTCAGGCTTCCAGTTGGATCCTGCGAGCTTGCTGTTCCACTCAAAGCAAAAT CAAGACTTTTCTCAGTAGATCGACGAAGAGAAGCATATGCTACAATACTGCATTCAGCAAGTGAATATGTCTGTGGTGCTATCTCAGCAGCTCAAAGCATTCGGCAAGCAGGATCAACCAGGGACCTGGTTATCCTTGTTGACGAGACCATAAGCGATCACCACCGGAAAGGCTTGGAAGCTGCAGGGTGGAAGGTCAGAATAATCCAAAGAATCAGGAATCCAAAAGCTGAGCGTGATGCTTACAACGAGTGGAACTACAGCAAGTTCAGGTTGTGGCAGCTGACCGACTACGACAAGATCATCTTCATAGATGCTGACCTCCTCATCCTGAGGAATGTCGACTTTCTGTTTGCGATGCCAGAGATCACTGCAACTGGCAACAATGCAACGCTCTTCAACTCCGGTGTCATGGTCATAGAGCCTTCCAACTGTACATTCCAGCTGCTGATGGAGCACATCAACGAGATAACATCGTACAACGGTGGTGACCAAGGGTACCTGAACGAGATATTCACATGGTGGCACCGCGTTCCGAAGCACATGAACTTCCTGAAGCACTTCTGGGAGGGCGACGACGAGGCGATGAAGGCAAAGAAGACTCAGCTGTTCGGCGCAGACCCACCGATCCTCTATGTTCTCCACTACTTAGGCCTGAAGCCATGGCTGTGCTTCAGGGATTATGACTGCAACTGGAACAACCGTGTGATGCGCGGATTCGCCAGCGATGTCGCGCACGCCCGGTGGTGGAAGGTGCACGACAAGATGCCTCGGAAGCTCCAGTCCTACTGCCTCCTGAGGTCACGGCAGAAGGCCGGGCTGGAGTGGGACCGGAGGCaggccgagaaggcgaactttGAAGACGGCCATTGGCGGCGGAACATCACTGACACCAGGCTGAAGACATGCTTTGAGAAGTTCTGCTTCTGGGAGAGCATGCTCAAGCATTGGGGCGAGAACAACCGGATGAAGAGCAGCCCAGCAACGAAGACAACAGCGACGGCGGCTGCGAGCTTGGCAAGTTCATGA